A window of Garra rufa chromosome 6, GarRuf1.0, whole genome shotgun sequence genomic DNA:
TTATGTAAGACTAATGCAAGACTGATGTAAGACTAATGCAAGACTGATTTAAGACTAATGCAAGACTGATGTAAGACTAATGTTGAGACTGACATAAGATTGAAGTGAAATGGATGTGAGATTGGTTTAAGTGATAAAAGATTATGTAATGCAAGACTTTTGTAAGACTAATGCAAGATGTAAGACTAATGCAAGACTTTTGTAAGACTAATGCAAGATGTAAGACTAATGCAAGACTGATGTAAGACTAATGAAAGACTGATTTAAGACTAATGCAAGACTGATGTAAGACTAATGCAAGACTGATGTAAGACTAATGCAAGACTGATGTAAGACTAATGCAAGATTGATGTAAGACTAATGCAAGACTGATGTAAGACTAATGTGAGACTCAAGACAAACgtgagactaatgtgagactaatgcaagACTGATGTAAGACTAATGCGAGATGTAAGACTAATGCAAGACTGATGTAAGACTAATGCAAGACTGATGtaagactaatgtgagactaatgtgagactcAAGACAAACgtgagactaatgtgagactaatgcaagACTGATGTAAGACTAATGCGAGATGTAAGACTAATGCAAGACTGATGTAAGACTAATGCGAGATGTAAGACTAATGCAAGACTGATGTAAGACTAATGCAAGACTGATGtaagactaatgtgagactaaagactaatgtgagactcaagactaatgtgagactaatgtgagactaatgcaagagtgatgtaagactaatttgagactaatgtgagactaatgtgagactgATGCAAGAGTGATGTAAGACTAATTTGAGACTcaagactaatgtgagactaatgcaagagtgatgtgagactaatgtgagagtgatgtaagactaatttgagactcaagactaatgtgagactaatgtgagactaatgcaagagtgatgtaagactaatttgagactaatgtgagactgATGCAAGAGTGATGTAAGACTAATTTGAGACTcaagactaatgtgagactaatgtgagactaatgcaagagtgatgtgagactaatgtgagactaatgtgagagtgatgtaagactaatttgagactcaagactaatgtgagactaatgcaagagtgatgtaagactaatttgagactcaagactaatgtgagactaacgtgagactaatgcaagagtgatgtaagactaatttgagactaatgtgagactaatgtaagagtgatgtaagactaatttgagactcaagactaatgtgagactaacgtgagactaatgcaagagtgatgtaagactaatttgagactaatttgagactaatgtgagactaatgtgagactgATGCAAGAGTGATGTAAGACTAATTTGAGACTcaagactaatgtgagactaatgtgagactaatgcaagagtgatgtaagactaatttgagactcaagactaatgtgagactgatgtaagactaatgcaagagtgatgtaagactaatttgagactcaagactaatgtgagactaacgtgagactaatgcaagagtgatgtaagactaatttgagactaatgtgagactaatgtgagactaatgcaagagtgatgtaagactaatttgagactcaagactaatgtgagactgatgtaagactaatgcaagagtgatgtaagactaatttgagactcaagactaatgtgagactaacgtgagactaatgcaagagtgatgtaagactaatttgagactaatgtgagactaatgtgagactgATGCAAGAGTGATGTAAGACTAATTTGAGACTcaagactaatgtgagactaatgtgagactaatgcaagagtgatgtgagactaatgtgagactaatgtgagagtgatgtaagactaatttgagactcaagactaatgtgagactaatgtgagactaatgcaagagtgatgtaagactaatttgagactcaagactaatgtgagactaacgtgagactaatgcaagagtgatgtaagactaatttgagactcaagactaatgtgagactaatgtgagactaatgcaagagtgatgtgagactaatgtgagactgATGCAAGAGTGATGTAAGACTAATTTGAGACTcaagactaatgtgagactaacGTGAGACTAATGCAAGAGTGATGTAAAACTGGTTTAAGTGACGTGGGACTAATATGAGATTAAAGTAAGACTAATGTAAGACTGATGTGAGACTGAAGTGAGATGGATGTGAGCTGGTTTAAGTGATGTAAAACTTAAGTGAGATTTTAGTATCAAAGTGAGATGGCTGTGGAAATGAAATGAGACTGAAGCGAGATTGACGTGAGACTGGTGTGAAACTAAAGTGAGACCAATATGAGACTAATGTAAGACTGAAGTGAGACATTACCTGGAATCCCTCCTATAAAGGTGCTGTAGGAGGACGCCAGATCCAGAGCGTCTACATTCTCCACCATCTCCGTCTGCGCGAGCTGCCCGTCCACCTCCAGCAGGGAGCTGTTCCCGAACACCGTCACGTTCACAGTGTGTGTTTGAGCGTCACACAGATTCACCGCAACACTGGCCACCACCACATCACCGAACGACACCAGCACGTGCTGCGGATCACAGATCAACACTATATACATGTGGAGCTTCAGAGCACAGAACATGTCACACATCagcatctcacacacacacacacacacacacacacacacacacacacacacacacacacacacacacctcactcCACTCCAGCGTCCCTGGATGATAGTCCGATAAAGAGACGGAGAACGGGACTCTGTCCTGACGAACCAGAGCAAACAGGACGCCCACGGAGGATGCGGGACGCAAGGTCACATGAACACTGAGCGTCTGATTGTCACCTACAGAAAACAGGGTTATTAGAGCTAATGAAAACGGAAACCattaaaaaacattgttttgaagaaaaaaaaacgtaGTCACCAATGAAATATTtctaatgcatttattttaacttAATACACCAAAATAAACCCcttaaacaaaaactgaaaaaaaaacttaacagaCACATTGAAAggtagtaataaaaaataaataaatacaaattgtaaagttttttattatgaaattttaataaaaataaaaaccataATTTTGCCAGATTCACAAAATAAAACCAAGTCtacaccagtgttggggaaagttacttttaaaagtaatgcattacaatattgagttactccctaaaaaagtaacttattATGTTACATAgtaactttttatggaaagtaatgcgttacattacttttgcgttactttttcaatctgggcagggcttgcttgtttgtttttagtataaaaagttgtatttttgtcaaataaaaaagccttttcacatcaaaagcctcaggtttagagaaaagttaattgacgtctgtacagtagaccgcagaagaaaaaatgtcaactcttcagaaattaaaaaaggtaatttttgcttattagtatggatgaattggatcatcgaaggtcggcagcaaagacatcggttaataaactgggattaaatacataaaggacatttgtattatttaacatatttaattattgcaggtttgcattgaatttcagtgtttttattcattttgaagaatactgtatctgttgtttagtgatgtttacatttattctagaactaaagtaacatcttactcacaatttctctccacatggggacaggagagcttttaatcaataaatggggcaaaaactaactggtgttacttatttgaaaaagtaactcagatattttcttgtcaattaaaaggtAACTTTAgtagttacttgtaatgcgttacccccaacactggtctaCACACACCAGTGCagttattaactaaaactaaactattaaaaatattttttttattaattactagTAAAATTACTTAAAGTAAGTAAGTAAACAAAgccaaataaaaatgtttaaagaaaaaaataacaataaaaatgacaaaagtacaTACCAAAAATCAAatgaactgaaaatataaaaataaaagctaattaaaaaataagtaattaATGTAATAGCATATAGCTAGTACTAAAATAGCCCTGACACACCATGGCTGTGGTTGAAGTAGGCGAATCCGTGTCCAGGGTAGAAAGCGCTGTGGTCCTCGATGGAGTAGCACTGCATTCGCTCGTTGTGCCGGATGGTTTCCTGAATGGACGTGTCCTCACCGGTTAACCAGCGCCAGTCTTTCATACACCCGTCCAGTCGAGGGTTAACCTGCGTCACAAACACATAAAGAGACAGGGCATGTTCAGATCAGCATTACTAATTGAAGTCATCttaatcatgtttgcaatgaTTGAAGCTCACCCTGCTGACCAGCCCATCTTCTCTGAAGGGAACGCCGCCCACCGTCAGGTTGAGCTCATGCATGCCTTTATTCATCGTGAACAGATCTCCGTTCACTGCGATCTTCATCACCGCCTCCCTGTCAATCTTGATGACGAGGCTCCGCCCCTGTTCTTCAACTGAGATCTGATTGGACCAATGAGAGAGAGTCAGTCGGGTCACATATATTTCTATAGCGCTTTATACAACTTAAAATCacttcaaagcagcttcacggAAATAAACAGGAAATAATGTTGCACAATTCATCAATTATTAAACTAATCAGCTGTAAAGCTCTGCAGAAGACAATATTCAGATCAATTTAGTTCAGTCATTAAGTGATACTGTGTGCATCAAAATATAAACAGATAGGAATATAAATTTGTTAAAAGTCGTTTTTAAGTTTTCTGAAcataatgtctagtgacattatCCACATCATGAGTTCATTTTCAGACTTTGAAGTTTTGCTTTAAATGCAACTTTCAGCAGATCTACATTatgttttaaatcatttaaattaaaacaattttcatgcaacatttaatgcaactttatgaatttaagactttctgcTTTAATTAAAGATCCTTTGAAGGCCTTTGTGGAAAATGAAGACTTTTTTAAACATGCAGAAACACTTAAGAagtaataaaagttttttttatatatatatagactaccgctcaaaagtttgggatcagtaagagttatgtttttaaagaagtcacttctgctcatcaaggctgcatttatttgatcaaaaatacagaaaattatattattagtaatattgcaaaatgttattacaatataggTCTCAAGTGTtatttgatccttcagaaatcattctaatttgctgatttattattagaatatttaattttggaaacagttgtgctgacaaattttttttttttttggaacctgtgattatttttttaggattcaaaaagaacagcatttattcaaaatataaatccttTCTAACAATGTAACCCTATGCTatgactttttattaatttaacacatccttggtgaataaaagtattgatttttttaaataaaagaaagaataaaaatttactgactccaaacttttgaacattagtgtatattgttagaaaacctttctattttaaataaatgctgtttatttgaaccttttattgatcaaagaatcctaaataaaaaaataacacaggttgcaaaagatattaagcagcacaactgttttcaacactgataataaatcagcaaattagaatgatttctgaattattatgtgacactgaagactagagtaatgatgctgaaaattcaactttgatcatagaaataaattagaattctgtatttttgattacatAAACACCGCCTTGATgtgcataagaaacttctttaaaaaacattaactgatcccaaacttataatagtgtatatataaaaaatgcaaaTCACACAGACAATAACTAAAACACATGGTCTTAATTTACAaacatacattattttaaattactttttaattacatttttgtgtAATATGAATTCATAAGGTGGTGTTAATGTTCTAAGAAATACTGTTTGGAAggctgaaatgtaaaaaaaaaaatatatatatatataaagaaaaattagaaaattatAGAGCGTTTTAAGAGTTTTGTAATTAAACAAACAGACTTAGAATTATTCTGCctcacaaaaaaagtaaaaaaaaaaaaaaaattatgaaatgttgcAAGCTGAACTCGAAGCCCCATCTCCCCTGAGCTCAGTGTGTCGTGTGTGCAAAGCTCTGTATCTCAATTGTGTGCCTGTGATTAGCATGACCCCTGCGGTGACCTCTGACCTTATGCCACTGGCCGTCATTGACCTGCGGTCCACTGCTGGTCACTCGACTCACGGCTCCATACTTCAGCTGCAGCTCCAGCTTCCCATGATGCATCACCAGAACAATCCAGGAGCTGTTCAAGTGGCCGCCGGCGAAGAAGATCACGCCCTCGGGGTCGTAAGTCCTGAGGTCAAACTCCGCCGTGAATCTGAGAGGAGCAAGTCAGGATCAAACAAGACGTCAACACAGATATTCCAGTGAAGTCTCTGCTGAAAAGCATGATGTGTGCTCACCCCGTCTGGACCCTGCGGCGGAAGCGCAGACGCACCACAGGAATCCCACTGAACATGCGGCCCAGGTACAGCGAGCGCGAGTTCCTCTTCATGTCCACCGGCCGGTGAAGCTCGATGGACTTCAGACACACAGAGAGGAAGATGAGACAAACATTCACAAAAACCTAAATGtctcaagtagcacaggtatatttgtagcaattaaagttaaagatattaagttccatgaagatcatgttcaatgaagatttttttgaattttctactgtaaatatttcaaaacttcatttttgattagtaatatgcattgctaagaacttcatttggacaactttagacgtgactttctcagtatttagattttttttgcaccctcagattccagattttcaaatagtttccaatcctgacaaaccatacatcaacagtaagctcatttattcagctttcagatgatgtataaatctcagttttaaaaaatggacccttatgactggtttcgtggttcAGGATCACAAATCAACAAAATGAAGATtcacactgaagaaagaaaactaaacttaaaaacaacaaaagaaaacagGAAAGACTTGTTAATATTTGTCAAGACTTGCTGAGATTAAAAGTTTGAATTTgactttatttatgtattttcagtttaattttaaggtttagtaattttatgtgcttctATTATTAGTTTTCATTGCCAGTTATTTGGTTAAAGCAGGGCTgctagttaactaaaactaaaattaaaaccattagaaaaaaacattttcattacttgatatatatattttttttatttcagttaatttccatggcaacatttctcattttagtttagtttaacttgatactaaaataaaataaattatgaaaactatatttatataaaaatgaaaatgttacaaaagttaataaaacttctaaataaaataaaaaacattatatgaGTATCTCAATAATACTCAAAAAACAGTCAGAGTTTTAGAATCATAAATGAagagtattattattatagttgttTATTATTAATGATGATGTTTCAAATTAACAGAAGCTAGTCCAGGTTGACGTGATTGGTTTCTGCTAAAAGCATGTTGTCACAAGCAGAAACAGTTCAAAGAAACAGAAATCAAACACTGAAtaactaaacaaaactaaaagtCATTTTCAAAAGACAGAAATGAAAGGAAAACTACCCAGCCACCAGCAGAACATGAAACATGAAAACTGACTTAAACTGAACATTTGAAAATCGAAAATAAAGTCATACTGACCACAAAGTATTGAATGGTAATGTCTGTATTCATGTACAGTATATTtagtgtgtacctggtattcatcacgttatgaggaccaaatgtccccacaaggataggaataccagtagattttgaccttgtggggatatttctcaggtccccatgaggaaacaggtttgtgtgtgtgtgtgtgtgtgtgtgtgtgtgtgtgtgtgtgtgtgtggtgtgtgtgtggtgtgtgtgtgtgtgtgtgagtgtgtgtgtgtgtgtgtgtgtgtgtgtgtgtgtgtgtgtgtgtgtgttatagtgtgtgtgtgtgtgtgtgtgtgtgtgtgtgtgtgtgtgtgtgtgtgtgtatagtgtgtgtgtgtgtgtgtgtgtgtgtgtgtgtgtgtgtgtgtgtgtgtgtgtatagtgtgtgtgtatagtgtgtgtgtgtgtgtgtgtgtgtgtgtgtgtgtgtgtgtgtacctggtattcatcacgttatgaggaccaaatgtccccacaaggataggaataccagtagattttgaccttgtggggatatttctcaggtccccatgaggaaacaggcttataaatcatgcacaatgagttttttgatgaagtaaaagtgtgcacaatctcctgtgagggctaggtttaggtgtagggtaggtgtagggccatagaaagtacagtttgtacagtataaaaaccattacgcctatggaatgtccccataaaacatgtaaacccaacatgtgtgtgtgtgtgtgtgtgtgtgtgtgtgtatatatatatataatgtaagtgtgtgtgtgtgtgtgtgtgtgtgtgtatatatatatatatatatataatgtaagtgtgtgtgtgtgtgtgtgtgtgtgtgtgtgtgtgtgtgtgtgtgtataagtgtgtgtgtgttcacctcACAGCTCCTGAGGTCTGGTCCCAGTCTCTTCCCCTGCCGTCCGTCACAGTAGCAGCGGAAACTTCCAGGCGTGTTCACACACTCCTCCTCACACACATGCGACTCACACTCGTCCACATCTGAGCGGAGCAACAGGAGAGATTCATGAGCTCAAACACAACTGACCAAAACACACTCCAACATCACACTCAATANNNNNNNNNNNNNNNNNNNNNNNNNNNNNNNNNNNNNNNNNNNNNNNNNNNNNNNNNNNNNNNNNNNNNNNNNNNNNNNNNNNNNNNNNNNNNNNNNNNNNNNNNNNNNNNNNNNNNNNNNNNNNNNNNNNNNNNNNNNNNNNNNNNNNNNNNNNNNNNNNNNNNNNNNNNNNNNNNNNNNNNNNNNNNNNNNNNNNNNNNNNNNNNNNNNNNNNNNNNNNNNNNNNNNNNNNNNNNNNNNNNNNNNNNNNNNNNNNNNNNNNNNNNNNNNNNNNNNNNNNNNNNNNNNNNNNNNNNNNNNNNNNNNNNNNNNNNNNNNNNNNNNNNNNNNNNNNNNNNNNNNNNNNNNNNNNNNNNNNNNNNNNNNNNNNNNNNNNNNNNNNNNNNNNNNNNNNNNNNNNNNNNNNNNNNNNNNNNNNNNNNNNNNNNNNNNNNNNNNNNNNNNNNNNNNNNNNNNNNNNNNNNNNNNNNNNNNNNNNNNNNNNNNNNNNNNNNNNNNNcatccccggggtgtcgaaatgggttatgggcataatagaacgaggttatacactgcagttcgctcgaagaccaccccgctttcgcggagtggtctccacctcagttcacagcaaaaacatagaggttttgcgtacagaggtgaggaatctgctggcaaaaggtgccgtggaaacggttcccccagcacagagcgagtcaggcttttacagccgctacttcctcgtcccaaaaaaggatggcggtctgaggcccatcctcgacctcaggcgtttgaattgcgccctcatgagacggccattcaaaatgctcacgctaaaacagatcctttcgcacatacgcacaaaggactggttttgctcgctggatctgaaagatgcatactttcacatccagattgccccccaccacaggcaattcttgagatttgccttcgagggagcggcctatcaatatacagtccttccgttcggactgtctctagctcctcgcacatttacgaagtgcatggacgcggctctttcccccctgaggcagaagggaatccgcgtcttgaactacctcgacgactggctcatcctggcccagtcagagaacgagctaatacatcacagatccgtgatcctcagccacttgcaatgcctaggactcagggtcaattttgccaagagcactctgtctcccagccaatgtattgcgttcctgggagcagttttcgactccattcaaatgaaggcaatggttgcgccgcagcgagctcaagccatccgaaagctcgcggcctccttcaaaatcggagcccttcgccctctcaaagcttttcagaagatgctgggtcttatggcttcagcatctccagtactccagctgggcctacttcaaatgcgccctctgcagtactggttgaaaccgaaagttccgcctcaggcctggcgtctaggacgcctgcgcatcagggtagatcagacctgtgtcacagcgctgactccttggaagaatttttcttggatggaacagggcgttcccctggacatggcgtgcagaaggaagatggtctcgacagatgcgtccaactcaggttggggagctctgtgcgatggccagccggcattcggccagtggtcagaagccgaaaaacgccttcacatcaactgcctagaaatgctagcagtgtgtttaggcctccatacacttctgccagtcttaaagggacaccacgtcttagtccgctcggacaacatgacggtggtatcgtacataaatcaccagggaggtctttcgtcgagacgccttttcacattagtggaacgtctcttgcgatgggctcagctcaactttcgctcgctcagagcaactcatgtgcctggcaggctgaatcaaggagcagacatgctgtctcggagcaacgtctcctcagacgaatggatgcttcatccccagacgattcaggaaatatgggcagtctttggcaaggctcaggtagacctgttcgcctcaaaagacaattgtcactgcccaatttatttttcaaaggagcaggatgcattggcccacgactggcccaatctcctgttatatgcttttcccccgatcgccctgataccacacgtagtcaggcgggtcagggaacagagactcaaaatcctgctagtggcccccttctggcagaaccaacattggttcccagatctccaccggctgctgtcatcagcaccgtggcctcttccgttgagacgagatctcttaacgcaggcgaacaaaacgctttggcacccccaaccggaactgtgggcgctgcacgtctggtctctcgacgggagcctttagatctccccgagaccgttttaaatactatttctgaggccagagcaccctctaccaggcgactctatggactcaagtggtctgtcttttccgcctggtgttccacccacggtgcagacccgagtttgtgtgacatatcattgattttgtcatttcttcaggagctgttggacaagggacgctctccctccacgctcagggtttatgtggcggccatagcggcatttcatgtccctatggacggtcagtctgtgggaaagaacgatctgatcgttcgctttctgaaggggtcgagaaggctcaaccctcctcgccccgtcacagttcctacttgggacctacccacagtgctgagagctctgaagagccctccatttgagccgctgcagtctgttgaccttcgacctctaacgctaaaaactgccctgctactagcattggcatcagtcaagcgtatgggcgacctacaggctctatccataaatcctgtatgcctagaattcgggccaaatgactctaaagtcatcctgaagccgagatgcggctatgtacctaagagtctctcaacaccgtttagagaccaggttatctctctcttggcacttcccccctcggagcaagaccaaggctttaatcccctctgccccgtgagagcattgaggtgttatttggagcgttcggcttcttttaggaagtcagaacagctctttgtgtgttttggaggccgcaacaaagggttatcggtcacaaaacatagactatccaagtggatagtggaagctataatgctggcttactcttccttgggtctgccatgtcccatgggggtaagagcccattcgactagaggcgtcgcctcgtcatgggcccggtccagcggagtatccattgcagaaatatgtgcggcggcaggctgggcctcaccgtccacatttgctaggttttataatctagatgtccctgtcttgcagactagggtactttctgcatgaggaattctgttaccagtattgctatgtatgcacttggcctctgggagtttccaagtgtatcgtttttccttggaacggaatgttcattaggttatcctattgagcaaattggctcctactagcccatcctgtgctagggccatacagtcgttcctctaccttagcaacggcgggattgtactggttccccataagcgtcttaacgacgcagtacgagtgtagta
This region includes:
- the LOC141336998 gene encoding growth arrest-specific protein 6-like: MLEYVDECESHVCEEECVNTPGSFRCYCDGRQGKRLGPDLRSCESIELHRPVDMKRNSRSLYLGRMFSGIPVVRLRFRRRVQTGFTAEFDLRTYDPEGVIFFAGGHLNSSWIVLVMHHGKLELQLKYGAVSRVTSSGPQVNDGQWHKISVEEQGRSLVIKIDREAVMKIAVNGDLFTMNKGMHELNLTVGGVPFREDGLVSRVNPRLDGCMKDWRWLTGEDTSIQETIRHNERMQCYSIEDHSAFYPGHGFAYFNHSHGDNQTLSVHVTLRPASSVGVLFALVRQDRVPFSVSLSDYHPGTLEWSEHVLVSFGDVVVASVAVNLCDAQTHTVNVTVFGNSSLLEVDGQLAQTEMVENVDALDLASSYSTFIGGIPDVSLVSTPVSAFYTGCMDVRVNGQLLDVDEAQHKHNDIRSHSCPLVDEQQ